GCATTTGGCTCCTTCCTTATGGCTCTTGTGGATTTATAAacattgtgtttttgttttgtttgttttttgtttttgtgttttcaaggcagggtttctctctgtagcccaggctgccttggagctcactctgtagaccaggctggcctcacggaggcctgcctctgcctcccaagtaccgggataaaaaaaaaaagtgccaccatgcctggtccaaCATtgcaatgagagaaaaaaaaagtatctatttatttcctgtgtgtggTGGTATTTGAGTGAGTAGTGTCTCCCATAAGCTCAGGtacttgaacacttggttcccagttttACCCCTGTTTAGGGAAGTGGTACAGcattgctggaggaggtgtgtcactggagtcATGACTGACAGGATGAGAGGGCTTCACCCTCCTTCCAGGTCACTCTGAGTGGTGCCTGCATTTTAAGGTGTAACAGGTGTTCTAATCTTATTCTGTTGCTTTGACAACTGCCATGCCTGAAAGTAActaagggaaggaaagggtttatttcatcttacaattcCAGGTCACAGCCCATATTTTAGGatgggaactcaagcaggagcttGAAGAAAAGCTGTCTAGTATACACTCTGGCTTACTTTCTTGTCCAACCCAAGACTGACTGTCCACAGTGGGCTAAATCTTCCTATACCAGTTGATAATCAGACAATCCCCAATATGGGCTACTCTGATCTAGGCAATAACTCAGCTGATGACCCCAGGCTGTGTCAAATTCACAATTGAGACTAACTGGGACAATAGGGTTGTCTTCATTATTGTATTTAATTTCTACTCCATGCTTTTCAATATGTATTTTTACTGTTGTACTTTTTACAGTGTGTAGACATGACTTCTTGTTTACGGTAATATTTTATCTTGAATCAGATATTCTGCCTTACTCAATACGGGTCCTATTGGAAGCTGCTGTACGAAATTGTGATGGCTTTTTAATGAAAAAGGAAGATGTTATGAACATTTTGGACTGGAAAACCAAACAGAGCAATGTTGAAGTGCCCTTTTTCCCTGCCCGTGTTGTTCTTCAAGATTTCACGTGAGTGACAGCATTGTATTGACAGTCTCTAATGTGATGGCCTTGTTCCCACGTGTGAAACCCCAGTATGGAATGATGTGGTTAAAAATCTAAAGTTATTATTAATTCCTCCACATATATCGCCTTCTATCACAGAATAAAATCCAAATTCTTTACAGTATCCTGAAAGACTGACCCTTCTTGTTCTGCCTGTTTATGGGATATTTATTCGAAGTGTGAATTTTACAATAAATGTTGGAAGAGAGTACCCTGTTATCACTCAGAGTTATACAAGTCTAGCTTCTGTGCCACTGATCACTAATATGTGGTAACTCCCATATGTTGCTGCTTAATACATACATTACTGTTCTGTAATCAGTAACGTGTCCTGTTTGCCTTGTATCCGTGGTATGAAGACTATTGAAGCCATTTGGTACAtgtttgtttacacacacacacacacacacacacacacacacacacacacacacggatggaTGAATGTAAAATGGTAAAGGCTATTTTGAATAGCCTTTTGAGATACTGCAAGGACTGTAGGGGACGAGGAAGGAATCACACAGCCAATTCTGTTGTTCATTTATACCTCCAAAAGTCATCTCTTCTGTTGTTTTTGGCAGTTCTACTCCTGAGCACTGAAGTTCTCAGATAATATTCAGTGTTAATTCTTACTAGACTGGGGATACATCTAAATTTATATCAttatcaaaataattaaaaataaacacaaacaaaagagattttaaaaaaaatgataactAGTGAGTATTAGACCCATAATTTGTCTGTTGTTTATCTTTCAGTGGAATACCGGCAATGGTGGATTTTGCTGCTATGAGGGAGGCAGTGAAAACTCTTGGAGGTGATCCTAAGAAAGTCCACCCTGCCTGTCCGACAGATCTCACAGTGGACCACTCTTTACAGATTGACTTCAGTAAATGGTACTGCAATACAGACATGTGTGAAGACAGTAGCACTAGTTAACTGGTAGTGAAGTGGGTAGTGTGGAGGTAGGGAATAGCAGTTCTGGCCCAGAGTAAAGCCCATTGTGCTTAGAACTGACTAGCACTTTAAAGAAAACCCAGAGGAACTCGTGGATTGGTATAATTTTCTGTACTTTGAGTTTAAAGTTCCTTTTCATATTTGTGTATTTCTGTTACCAGGTTTGATAGAAGTAGGCTTATAACTTGCCTTTTGGAATGAATATCTGaattaagttctctctctctctctctctctctcagtttttgAGTCAGGATATTGCTATTTAGCTGTGATTGGTCTTGAACCCTATTTATAAACTACCTCTTCCTCCCAGGTGCtcggattacaggcatgcaccatcacagcCAGCTTCATTTTGGCTTTTAAGTTACTTACCTTTTAGAACAAATCTAACGCTTTGTCTCTAAATACTTACTGGAAATGCTGAGTCTGCTAAAGCTTTGCTCTCCTTCCACTGACAAAGGATATACTAGAGCAGCTGTCTGGTCTCTGCCATGTTTCTTTTTACAGTAGTGGAATGATACTGGAATTTATCCTAACTCTTGAGAGAGTCAATACCatgtattaaaaatatttgtgttcTTTAAGTTATGTGGGAAAAAAGTATAGTGTACTTTCTCAGAGTTTTTCACGTTGGTATAGAGCATATAAAATGATTATGCCAGGTGtggctttaatcacagcactcaggaagcagagacagggtggATCTAAGTTCAAGGCTCTACATAAggagttcaggccagccaagcctacatagtgagattctgtctcaaaaacttaaaATACTTAATCAAActcatctttccttcttttgCATGTCagattaaaagaaattcatatctACTCTTCCTCTCCTTACCTTATCTGGAGTGGCAGAGAGGTGTGTTATTGCATGGGAGATTTAGGATTATGTTTTAACCCTCCTGAATAAAAACTACTTTAATTTGGGATGGCTGAGAGagttgagacagtatctcactgtGTGGCCAAGGTTAGCCTTGTTCCTGTCAGTCCTCGTGCCtttcaagcactgggattacaggcggcTGCCACTTTATGTGATTTGAACATCTTTCACTTCCAGatctatttaatcttttttttttgtttgtttgtttgtttgtttgtttgggggggggttgtttttttttttttttgagtcagggtttctctgtacagtcctggctgtcctggaactcactctgaagaccagtctggccttgaactcagaaatccgcctgcctctgcctcccaagtgctgggattaaaggccaccaccgcCCGCCCCAGATAGTCTTGGTGATGtgaatttttttaagttaaagttCTTGTTACTTGTAAATTAttactttgtttcctttttgaaatAATAGTGCAATACAGAATGCACCAAATCCTGGAGGTGGTGACCTACAGAAAGCAGGAAAGCTCTCTCCACTTAAAGTGCAGTCTAAGAAGCTTCCATGTCGAGGCCAGACTACCTGCCGGGGATCGTGTGATTCTGGAGAGCTAAGCCGGAACTCAGGAACATTTTCTTCACAGATTGAGAATACACCTGTCTTGTGTCCTTTTCATTTGCAACCAGTGCCTGAGTATGACATTGTTTCTGTTAATAGTTTTAGTGCCAGGTTATTTTTCAGTTAAGAAAATCACATTTCTCCTGATTACTGTTGTATTGCTTTCACAACTACATTTCTAATAATGCTTTCTATAATGCTAGatataatcttcctgcctcagccttccaggtaTTATCACAAAAAATGTGTACCACCATTCTTGCATTCTATAAAGTTGCTAAGTTGTGCTCTCTTACTCAGttattagcttttaaaaaaattttagtaaacagagctggagagatggtttaatagtttttttttgtttgtttcttttttaagatttatttattatatgtaagtacactgtagctgtcttcagacactccagaagagggagtcagatctcgttacggatggttgtgagtcaccatgtggttgctgggatttgaactcaggacctttgaagaATAGTCATgtgcatctcaccagccccccggGTTAATCGTTAAGAGAACTTCTTCCTCTTGTAGAGGATtggggtttgattcctagaattcatggcagcttacaacaatttcctctgcaggctcctgcatgcatgtggtgctcAGGCTTatattcatgcacatacacataaaagttaaataaaaacatgtaaacaAATATACTTTTGGTTTAAGAagtattaaaacatttaaagtttTAAGTTGCTAAGAAAAGTATTTATACATATGCATGATAAATGCCAGGTGATACAGTAATTTTGTCGTCTTTGAATTGGATCTTTGAAGTTGTATTTTTAAATCCTTTGCTTAGTATTTCTATAAAACTTTAGGTTATAGTGATAACCTATGCCCTTACAGTTTTGCTGTACAGTTCCAACAGTTTTATGAAATAACTTCTTATTCTTAATAACCATTTTcctgattatttttgtttgtaaatGCATCATTAAAGTATTAATTGTAAATttgaagaagaaatggaagagttAGATAGTTGGAAGTTTACCATTTGGCCCCTGACAACTGTCTAATTTGAAATCATGTTATAATCTAACACACAAAGACCTTTTGTAGCACCAAGTGCTAAGAACTCATAGAAGTGACTTTAGAATACTGTTCCCAAAGGACGGAATAAAACCTCTAGACTATGTTTTGGCTGTAAAATTTACTTGGCTGTCAGTTATTAAAATAagctctgctttttaaaaagttcacaaACAATTACAATTTTTAGAACCCAGGTTACATACAAATGTAACCCTAGAGAAGTCACAAGCTGTTAGTTGAAGTAAACTTAGGCAGTTTTAAGTCATACATTCCTGTGAGCTGTATTTATAGCCCACATAATCTACTTAAACATGAAGCAGAGGTTTCTTGATTTCAGTGAGTTGAATAAAAAGACTTTGTGAAAGGTCTCTTTACACTATAAGGCAATGTTCATATGTCGTGATGCTCATTCCCTTCATTTTAAGTGGCACAAGAACCAAAGGGGTGAGAGAGTGCACACGTTTACTGATAAAGCTCACTGTCCCGTTTCCTGCCCACAGCAGTCTGAGCACTCGTGTGGTGCTAACTCAGTAAAGTAGTAGTTCTGTATCTATCTTATGTGCTGCGTAAGGTAGAAAGAGCTTTCTAGATGAGAAAGAAAGTcattctgaaagaaaaataacCTGAGAAATTCTTACagacatttatattttaatgttgacAGTGAAGACTTAGATACAaggcaatgattttttttaataataaaagtatttaatACCAGCTTTTCATCCTTTTAGACCTGAGACAGTGTTAAAAAATCAAGAAGTAGAATTTGGCAGAAATCGAGAGAGGCTTCAGTTTTTCAAGGTATAAATGATTTCGGGAATTCTTGATTAACATCTATAAAATACTGACTGTAAAGTTTTTAGATTGAGATTTGTCATTAGGAAAAGCTTTATAGTCATGGGACTTTCTTGTACCATATAATTGGAAACCTCATATTTGGCATAtttaagcaataataataaaaagtaatgaaATCAATGGCTGTATTTTACGTGAGCCATGGGTAGTCTTGTTCCTTGGCTTTCCTTGAATTTTAGAGCATAGTACCTGTCCTAGAGCTTGATAAATAGCTGAGAAAGGCCTTGAACTAATTtattctgtctccatcttcctaactgctgggattataggtatacaTCTATGCCCAGCTTAATTTGGCTTTAATGTTCATGAGAATGCATAGGCTCAATATCTGCACTTTTAGTACTTATTATAAACTTGGAGTTGGTCAGATTGAGCAGTTGGCTAACGTTTTAGTGTCAATGTTTATTTGTATCTTGATTATGAATACAGAGTTACACAGTGCACTAATAACACTGTGTCTCTTCAATCCAAACAAAATACAGTGGAGCTCAGGAGCTTTTAAGAATGTGGCAGTCATCCCGCCTGGAACTGGAATGGCTCATCAAGTGAACTTAGAATATTTATCAAGAGTAGTTTTTGAAGAAACGGACCTGCTCTTCCCAGACAGTGTAGTTGGCACAGATTCTCATATAACCATGGTGAACGGATTGGGGATTCTTGGGTGGGGTAAGTaagtatattttgtttctttttaggaAAAGATACCAAAAACATAATCAAGGGACAGAGAGCCTTTTTGAAGCAacaaaaaaacagatttattttaatAGTTTGTAAATTATATAGTAAAGGTGATTGATAACAAAAAATGTGCTCAGTGTCCTGACAGCACCACTCCAGGCAGTTTCCGCAGTGATGATGGTGAGGTCCGAGGAATGTTGATGATGACTGGTGTGCTCCATTCTAATGTTTTTTATAGAGTATTATAACTATTGGAttgttttcccttctttcttggaTTCCATTTATTAAGCTAAGATAGATATGAACTGGACTGTATTCACATCTTGGTGTTTGTTACTCATCGAACAGTGCATAGCATACTCAGAAAATGCTGATTGCATTTAATAGAAGGTTAAAATACTTGTTTTCTTAATTATGTAAGTGGagtcattcttttaaaaaggtttagGTTCAAGGTCCACAGTGAAAGTATGTTCCTTGTAAGATGCTTTGTACATCACGCTCAAGAAGCATAGGAGATTTTTGAAGGTACGTGGCTGATTTAAATTGTGCTGATACACTTGTCCTTCTTAACAGGAGTTGGTGGCATTGAGACAGAGGCAGTTATGCTTGGCCTGCCAGTTACTCTTACTTTACCAGAGGTGGTTGGATGTGAGCTAACTGGGTCATCCAATGCTTTTGTTACATCCATAGATATTGTCCTTGGCATTACAAAGGTAAGCTCAAATTATAGTTGTTCCATGACTTACTTAGTGAACATCTCTTATGTAAGTGGAGCAGCCCCACAAGAGATTTTTGGGATTGGGATTTATGCCTCCATCCTTAGTTCTCATATTGCCTGTATCATAAAGTTACCATAGTAAATATAACAAATGTAGCATATAATATATACttggaagaacaaaaaaaatcattgtgtACTTGCAACCTGTCAACACATTTATCAGAAGACCTCATTACAAGCTTATGAAGTAGTTACTATTGTAATTATTTTAATCGAAAATAAGATAGCATAATTGTTTATCAGAGGAGCATAGAGCTAAATGCTAAGTAATAGACTCGGGCTTCTGACCCAGGAGTCCATGCCCTTAACAGGTATTACTGCCTCAGTAAATAACTTGATGTGGTGGGTTTTAAATGTTTCACTTAAGCCgagtggggaggaggagagtggtggtgtgcacctttattcccagcactcgggacacaggcaggtagatctttgtgagcttgataccagcttggtctacacagccaATTCTAGGGcaacaaggctacacagagaaaccctgtctcaaaaaataaaagaatgttatATTTACactgggggtggtggcacattcctttaatctcatcacacaggaggcagatctctgtgaattggagGCTGACTGGCCTGTTCTATataacaagtttcaggacagttaggactacatagagaaatcctgtcctgcaaaacaacaacaaaatgttacatttattgtatttaattaagaagccaggtgtagtggcatgTTTAtactcctagcactcaagaggctgagacaggaagatcatgagaTAAGAGGCCATCCTCCAGAAAAGAATTTTGttatgtgcatttgtatgtgtgtatctacGTTCATGCGTGTAAGTGCTGGTAGAGGGCCTGTTCTATTGAtgactttgttttgagacagaatttctcactGGCCTGAGCCTGGGTCTGAACCTCTTCAAGTAGGCTCTGCTAGCTAGGGATCTCCCTGTCTGGCTTCCCAGCACTGGATCACAGGATATGCTGCTGTGCTTGACTCTTTGAACTAGGGTTCTGGGCATCAAGCTGAGGCCCTGTACTCAAGAACTTGTACTATTTTACCAACTGCTTTTTCTTCAGTCCCCACCCccaggtttttcttcttctttttttttttaaggtgattggttggttgatttattttacatatatgagtacactgtagctatcatcagacaccaaaggagggcatcagatcctgttacagatggttgtgaaccatcatgtatgtggttgctgggatttgaactcaggacctctggaagagcagtcagtgctcttaactcttaagccttctctccagtccaGTCCTCCCTCcagtgttgttggtttttttttttttttttggtttttcaaaacagagtttctctgtagtcctggctgtcctggaactcactctgtagaccaggctggcctcgaactcagaaattcgcttgcctctgcctcccaagtgctgggactaaaggcgtgcgccactatgcccggcCCTCCCTCCAGTTTTAAAAGggctttttattatatatttaattttttttgtatgtgtgcacgtatACCATGACTTATATTTGGACACCCTGGACCATCTGACCCTCCTCCccaattttttctttaaagaaagtcTCTTTAAAAACCATTACTAGATAAtgctttaaaatatatgaatagtAGAAATTTGATAGTGTCAGACTTTTCCACTGTTAGCTTTAACATTATTTTGAGCTTTCTTGGAACTTGGGGAAAAAACACTGGCTTCATGTGTTCAATATAGTGAATAATAAGTTGTAGCATTGTAttccttatttttctatttttcacaaaatttaagtgccattttaaagaaatacttgCACTGAAACGTGTTTCACTCACAATTCCAATGTGGGTCGCTTCTGGGAAGTTTTGGTTAAAGGTCACAACATTAAATTGAGAAATGCACAATTTACTCCTAGAGGAAGAAATATGTGCtattttgattttaaagaaattagTTCTTTCGACATCCTAAAAACACACTACTTTCAGATTTTTCTGGCTGTTTTTATTTAACAGTATTATTTGTGTGGTTAGCAGCTTATCGTGAGACAATTTTTATCCATTATGtatatttattggatatatttttctctgttgaGGTCCTGttctttttatggtctttataGGATTAACCATGTTATTTTCCCAAAAATATATTGTGACACTTCATTAATTTGATGAAGACAACATTTGGcctaatctatttttctttttcaagatttttttcacttttttttttttttttttttggtttttcgagacagggtttctctttatagccctggctgtcctggaactcactttgtagaccaggctggcctcgaactcagaaatccgcctgcctctgcctcccgagtgctaggattaaaggtgtgagccaccacgcccggctttttttcacattattattttaattatgtatatctCTGTATCTATGTGTGCCTTTGTAGTCATGAAAAAGGTGCCCATACTGTCCAGTAAAGGGTCTCAGGCCCCTTTGGAGTTGAAAAGGCCAACGTGAACcacctaacatgggtgctgggagccaaactcggGTACTCTGGAAGAGGAGTATATACCCTTaagagccactgagccatctcttcaggccccctatttttctttttatccttgaAAACTAAGATCAGGGGCCTGGAGTCCTATTCCAGGAGATTTAACACCCTCGTCTGGCTTTTACAGTCAATGAGCAGGACTGTGGTGCataaatacacatgcaaacaaaaacatcaatacatgtaaagtaaaaataagtaataaaataaccCTAAAGATGAGAAGTTGTTTCAGTTACTTGGTAGGAATGAGTGATTTTTGGAGAAATTCACTTTAAACCATGTGTTAAATCTGACCAAAATGAATTTACCTAGAATAATGTTGCTATAAATATTTAAGCTAATACTAATAATTAGGAGAGTTTTGTACAGCAGCATATACTTTTAAGATCATTATATAGTTTTTCTCATATTATTTCTTAAACTATAGGATGCCAACAGTAGTTAGAACACAGTTCTTTTATGTGCTGTTAGGAAGAAAAAGGGCTCCCAGCTATGTGAGCATTCTGAGGAATTGAAGATATATTCTCTGGTTTCAGAGACGTTAATaagaggtttgggtttttttgagcaTTCaggtgtttattttgttgttatcacAGCGTCTCATTTTTACCACAGCTCTGGCTGTTGTaaagatccgcctgtctctgcctctcagatgCTAGGATTAATGGTTAGAGCCACCatgctctcttctcctccttctcttcctcctcctcctctttttactCCTCTTCTTAAAATACCAGTAAAACTAGAATGAATTTGTTTCATACAATAAAAGACCTTATCATTAGTATTGGTTAAAAATTTaactttatagaaaaaaatctgaCTTGCTTTTCTAGAAATCCATGCTAATTTTGCCATTGCTTCTGCTGTGTTGTTTTTGCATATCTCTAAAAGCACCTCAGGCAAGTAGGCGTGGCTGGaaagtttgttgagttctttggAAGTGGAGTTTCACAATTATCTATTGTCGATAGAACTACCATAGCAAACATGTGTCCAGAATATGGTGCTATCCTCAGCTTTTTCCCTGTTGACAATGTGACACTACGACATTTAGAACATACAGGTAAGAGAATATAAAATGATTGTATTTCTACTGTAGCTGTGTGATAGTCCTTTATAATAAACTATGTCATATATGCTATTGGATATTTATCAAACTGTTAATTTTGAAACAGTGACTCTAATCTTAATTTATGTCCCTAAAAAAAAACTCCTTGAAACAGTCCCTTGTGATCCACTGACAACATGTTAAAGAAATTATTCAAACTACTGATATTCATGTTACCCTTTCCTTACACAGACCAGTCCTCTCACCTATCCTTAGTAGAGTTGCAAGCAGACAAGAGATTTTTGAGTGAGAAGCAGTTTGGGTTGCAGGTTCAAGATCCTTGTGTAGCTTGATTGGCTAGGATCTTTGATCACCCTGATCACTATAGAAGCCACCTTCAAAATGATACTTGGTATTTCATAAAACCACTATTGTCTGAATAGTAAGTCTCCTTTCCATTATGAAGAAACCACTGTTGAGCCACTTTAGAAATAAGTGAAAGATACATTTTGAGAGAGAGAATCTGTGTTCTTCAGTTTGTGGGCATATTATTATGAGTGAATAAATGGAACAGCTTTTAATAGACAGATTATATGATGCCCCTGAAAAGATGTGTTTTCCTTCCATAAAATGCACAAAAACAATACTATTTTGAGAAGCCAGCCCTCATGCTCTCGGGTGTGTCTTTCTTTATGAGCATTTCTCTCCTAACCCTTGTTTGGGTTAAACTGTCTTTATTGAACCCTAGGTCTGTTTCACCTCATTACTTACATACTAATATGAGTTAAGATAGCTGGTGATTATTTTTAACACTATAACAAACTAGCCTAAAATGTAGTGGTTTATAAAACAGTAGTAGGGCTGCTTAGCTCTGGTAGAGCACATACTATATGCCACAGGATCCTGACCAATCAGGAACAAACACGGCAATAATCATTTATTGCCTCGTGGTTTCAGTGGGTCAGTGATTTCAGACAGGGCACAGCAGGAAGAGCTTGTTGCTGCTTTGTGTCTAGGGCCCAGCTGCACAGTTCACAAACTAGGGTCTGGAATTCTGAAGACAGCTCACATGAATATCTGCTGTGGACTGGGGCTGTTGACACAGCCACTCGTATAAGCCGGTGTGGTGTGTCCATGTGGTTTCCACGTGCAGTCTGGACTGCTCAGTGGAGACTGGCGAGGTTAAGCAGGGCAAGAGACAAGTGTGAGTCAAGGGTGTGTGAGTGAGTGGACTTAGCTCAACTGCAGTTCCACATCCCTCTCATCAAGATCTCAGAATTCTACTACATTTCATTTTGCTGTTCCTCTTTTTTAGGTTTTGACAAAACCAAACTTGAGTCAATGGAAAAATACCTTAAAGCTGTGAAATTGTTTCGAAATGATGAGAATTCTTCAGAACCTGAATATTCTCAGGTATATGCAAGTGACTCACCTAGGAGTGAGTAGAAGGATAAGTGCTTGTGCATAGTCCTGTTTATAAGTGTTTACTAGCTAGGTATCTTTGGGCAGTGTGCCCCACAGACTTCTTAGATTAAATGCAAATTTGTAGAACATTCCAGCAATGTACTAAGTGCTTAATGAGTGATAGCTGTTAATCAGATGGTCCATTTCTGACccattattttgattttataatgacATTTAGATGGATTCTAGTTGTAGTAAAATTTGCAACATTTTGTAAAATCTAccattttgatttatatttaattatgagagcaggtatgtatatatatatatatatatatata
This portion of the Mus musculus strain C57BL/6J chromosome 9, GRCm38.p6 C57BL/6J genome encodes:
- the Ireb2 gene encoding iron-responsive element-binding protein 2 isoform X1 translates to MDSPSAGYTFEYLIETLNGNSQKKFFNVPKLGGTKYDILPYSIRVLLEAAVRNCDGFLMKKEDVMNILDWKTKQSNVEVPFFPARVVLQDFTGIPAMVDFAAMREAVKTLGGDPKKVHPACPTDLTVDHSLQIDFSKCAIQNAPNPGGGDLQKAGKLSPLKVQSKKLPCRGQTTCRGSCDSGELSRNSGTFSSQIENTPVLCPFHLQPVPEPETVLKNQEVEFGRNRERLQFFKWSSGAFKNVAVIPPGTGMAHQVNLEYLSRVVFEETDLLFPDSVVGTDSHITMVNGLGILGWGVGGIETEAVMLGLPVTLTLPEVVGCELTGSSNAFVTSIDIVLGITKHLRQVGVAGKFVEFFGSGVSQLSIVDRTTIANMCPEYGAILSFFPVDNVTLRHLEHTGFDKTKLESMEKYLKAVKLFRNDENSSEPEYSQVIQINLNSIVASVSGPKRPQDRVAVTDMKSDFQACLNEKVGFKGFQVAAEKQSDTVSVRYDGSEYKLSHGSVVIAAVISCTNNCNPSVMLAAGLLAKKAVEIGLRVKPYIRTSLSPGSGMVTHYLSSSGVLPYLSKLGFDIVGYGCSTCVGNTAPLSEAVLNAVKQGDLVTCGVLSGNKHFEGRLCDCVRANYLASPPLVVAYAIAGTVNIDFQTEPLGTDSTGKEIYLHDIWPSREEVHQMEEEHVILSMFKTLKEKVEILHVRYLSLFLLSYYPLFPFPPCPLSTIIFESRFSK
- the Ireb2 gene encoding iron-responsive element-binding protein 2 isoform X3 encodes the protein MDSPSAGYTFEYLIETLNGNSQKKFFNVPKLGGTKYDILPYSIRVLLEAAVRNCDGFLMKKEDVMNILDWKTKQSNVEVPFFPARVVLQDFTGIPAMVDFAAMREAVKTLGGDPKKVHPACPTDLTVDHSLQIDFSKCAIQNAPNPGGGDLQKAGKLSPLKVQSKKLPCRGQTTCRGSCDSGELSRNSGTFSSQIENTPVLCPFHLQPVPEPETVLKNQEVEFGRNRERLQFFKWSSGAFKNVAVIPPGTGMAHQVNLEYLSRVVFEETDLLFPDSVVGTDSHITMVNGLGILGWGVGGIETEAVMLGLPVTLTLPEVVGCELTGSSNAFVTSIDIVLGITKHLRQVGVAGKFVEFFGSGVSQLSIVDRTTIANMCPEYGAILSFFPVDNVTLRHLEHTGFDKTKLESMEKYLKAVKLFRNDENSSEPEYSQVIQINLNSIVASVSGPKRPQDRVAVTDMKSDFQACLNEKVGFKGFQVAAEKQSDTVSVRYDGSEYKLSHGSVVIAAVISCTNNCNPSVMLAAGLLAKKAVEIGLRVKPYIRTSLSPGSGMVTHYLSSSGVLPYLSKLGFDIVGYGCSTCVGNTAPLSEAVLNAVKQGDLVTCGVLSGNKHFEGRLCDCVRANYLASPPLVVAYAIAGTVNIDFQTEPLGTDSTGKEIYLHDIWPSREEVHQMEEEHVILSMFKTLKEKVEMGNKRWNSLEAPDSVLFPWDVKSTYIRCPSFFDKLVSTSVLPKSQLHPSLLRMPMSCCIWETLSLQIIYHPLEVLLGVVLLLSI